TAAATCCTCAGTCACCCTGTAGTTTTCAAAACCCGGTCCCACATCATTTGCATCATTCATAAAAGTGAGCGAAGTACCGCCGATGTATCTTGCCGTAAAGATGGTTTCGGGAGAAGCCCTTTCCAAAAAGGGAGTTGTAGCGGACAAGGTATTGATATCCCGCAGCTGGTAGCGTTTTTGAATGACCTTTTCAGCATAGGAAATTGCTTTTTCATATTCCTCCCGAAAGAGGTATAACCGGCTCAGCAATGCTTGTGCTGCAGCCTGGCTGGCCCTTAAAACAGTTGATTCATTAAACCCGTTCAATTCTTTTTCTGCATCCAGTAAATCGATTTCTATCTGGTTGAACACTTGCTTCACGCTGGCCCTTGTTAGATAGCCGGTTTCTACTTCCGGGGAAATTTTCAGTGGTACACTGTAATCAGTCGCTGACGTAGCAGCATGATAAGGTTTACCATAAATATTCGTCAATAACAGATAGTAGAAGGCTCTTAGGAAATGTGCTTCGCCTGCAATGCGTTGCAGCTCTTTTTCCGGTTGATGCTTTTCTCTGAGAGCCGGAATGTTGAATAAAATGGTATTAAGCGTTGCGATTTTCTGATAAAAGGATTTATAACCTGTTCCATACGAGACATTAGGAATTCCACGACCTGAGGTTGCAGGAAATTTTTGCCAGAAGTGCAAACCAAAATTCCCAAATTCAAGACTGCCCATCTTGCTTGATAGCCCGGGATTTTGTTCCAGATCGTCATCCAGCCAATATGGTTCCTGCCACAAACTCTCTAAAGGATAACCACCACCAATCAATAATTCATCAAGATCGCCAGCCGACTGTATAAAAGTCTGGTTTTGCGAATAAGCGGCTAAAAACTTTTTGCAGGATGGACTGATAAATATCAGCGCTGCAATGAGGATGGTATAAACAGGTTTCATTTGTACGATTTTAAGTTCAGAAACTCACATTTATGGCAACGGTGTAAACGGGCCGCAGGCCCATGTTGATATTGGGGCTTGAACCTGATTGTGTAGGGTCTTGTCCCTGCAGCTTTTTACTTGCCAGTGTAAACAGGTTGGTGCCGGAAAGACTGATCCAGGCTCCTTTCAT
This portion of the Pseudobacter ginsenosidimutans genome encodes:
- a CDS encoding RagB/SusD family nutrient uptake outer membrane protein, producing MKPVYTILIAALIFISPSCKKFLAAYSQNQTFIQSAGDLDELLIGGGYPLESLWQEPYWLDDDLEQNPGLSSKMGSLEFGNFGLHFWQKFPATSGRGIPNVSYGTGYKSFYQKIATLNTILFNIPALREKHQPEKELQRIAGEAHFLRAFYYLLLTNIYGKPYHAATSATDYSVPLKISPEVETGYLTRASVKQVFNQIEIDLLDAEKELNGFNESTVLRASQAAAQALLSRLYLFREEYEKAISYAEKVIQKRYQLRDINTLSATTPFLERASPETIFTARYIGGTSLTFMNDANDVGPGFENYRVTEDLLGIYSNKDLRLQAFFKQTPDYDLIARKSGENPNVNDNSIVRLPELYLNKAEALAVLGQHEKAIATIQELRKKRFKQDDVTNIDLSGAELVHFIRDERRREFCFEQHRWFDLRRYGVNSKYPFGKAIRHRSFAYDASGRYVEGYYELKPYAEEPAAYVLPILDKEIEFNKGNITNEPRPDRPLIP